From the Brachyspira intermedia PWS/A genome, the window GTTAAAGGACAAATGGGACAGATGTTTAGTGATTTATGTATTACAGTTTCTATATCATTATTAACTTCTCTTTTTGTGGCTTTGACTATAGTACCGCTTTTAGCTTCAAGATTAAATAAATTAAATCCGGATAGTAAATTGAATTTATTATTAAGAAAATCAGAAAATTTCTTTAATAAAAATCTTCATAATAATGTAGAAAAATTTTATGTAAGCACTTTAGCGATAGTAATAAAAAATAAAAAGAAATCATTTGCTTTAATATCTGTTATATTGACTATATCATTATTTTTATTATTAATGAATATAGGTAAAGAAGGATATCCTGTATCAGATGAAGGTACTATTATATCAAGGTTAAGACTTCCTGTTGGGGCTAGGGTAGAGTTTACTGACATGTTTATAAATAAAATGGAGCATGATATAGAAAGTGCTGTTAGCAATAATATGGCATACTATGAAACGAGAGTGCGAACAGGAAGAAATGAACATCATGGAGAGGTTAGAGTAAAATTAATAGATAGAGAAAATGGAAGAAAACTTGATATTACTCATTATATAGAAAGTATAAGAAATAAAGTTAATGGATATCCCGGAAGAATAGAACTTAACTCTGAAAATACAGCTATGGGAAAACCTAAAAATTACAGTGCAATCATTATAGAGCTTGTAGGAGATGATCTTGACAGGGGATATGATGTGGCAAGCAATGTTATAGCTGCAGTTAATAATGTTGAAGGTGTTAGAAATGTTTTGATAAAAGAAGATGATTCTAATCATGAACTTATTTTTGATGTAGACAGAGATTTGGTATCTAAAATGGGAATCAATATTAATACCATTGCAAATATCATAAGAACTTCTTTCAGCGGTACAACAGCAAGCAAGATGACTTTAAATAATTCTATATATGTTGATACTGATATAATAGTTCGTTTGGAGGATAGAAACAGAGATGATATTTCAAGCATTCAAAAGATGATGATACCCACTTCAAATGGTATAGTTCCAATATCATCACTTGTAAGCATACATAAATCTACAGGACCTATAGAAATTAATAGAAAGAATGATAAAAGAATAATAGAGATCAATGCTAGTGCTTATGGAAGACCTATAAATGAAATCATTACAGATATTAGAAAAGAGCTTAATAAAATATACATACCAAGCGGATTTTCTGTTAATTTTTCAGGAGATTATGAGGATATGCAAGAAGCATTTGTCCAATTAATAGTATCTTTAATAATGGCTTTAGTATTTGTATATGCCATAATAGCTGGGCAATTTGAATCTTATATTACGCCTTTTGTTATATCTTTGGCTGTTCCTTTTGCATTATTCGGGGCTTTAATATTCTTGTACTTTTCAGGAAATACTTTAAATGTTTATAGCGGAATAGGTATTATAATGCTTGTAGGAATAGTTGTTAATAATGGTATAGTATTAATAGATTATATGAATAGGGTTGTAATAGAAAGAAATATAAGCTGGGATAATGCAGCATTAGAGTCATGCAAAAGAAGATTAAGACCTGTACTTATGACATCATTGACTACAATATTAGGATTATTACCTATGATTTTTGAAATAGGAAGCGGAAGCGAAATGTACAGACCTTTAGCTATAGCAGTTTGCGGAGGGCTTATATTCTCTACGATGTTCACTCTTATAATAATACCTTCCGTTTATTCTAGCTTCAGAAACAGATTCAATATGAAAATACGTGAAGATTAATTATTTATAAAAATAAACTACTGCATTTTGAATAAAATTAGTAATATAATGAAAGTTTATATAAAAAATTATAGTATGATTTATTTTTATGATAAATGTTTTATATACCTAAACAACTACATTTTGTCAAAAATAAATTTTTTAAATTTAAAATATTTGCAGGGCTTTGACGACCGCTCTGCGTACTTCGTAACACCCCCAGTTCTTTTGCGACCGAAGGAAGTACTGTAAGTATTGGCACAAAGAACCTTATATCCTCGACAGGCTCGGATACGCTTCGCGAAAGTGCAAATAATCAAATAAGACTAAATAATACTAACTTTGTTTTACATGTAATATAAATTATTAATTTTGTGCAATAATGAGTAATCAGCCGCACGTATAGAGGACATTTGTTAAGAATAAGTGATACCGTGCGGGAAGGTGCCGCAGCTCGCGGTTGACAAACTTAAAAAATTTTTAGTATATACCTAAACAACTATATTTTGTCAATTTTTTATTGTTCTTTTTCCCGCCTCACGCCTGCCGTAGGCACGCTTCGCCAAAGTTGATAAAAATACATGGTATTTTATTCAATGAGTGGTATTACTATTTAATTATAATATAATTATATTTGCCCGCCCTTTAGCCTTATAATACTTATTCTGTAATTTTTATACTATTTTTCTTAATTAACTTTAACTGATATTTTAGCTACCCACCCAAAAGTTTTTTAAATTCGTAATATTCTTACCGCACGCAGAATAAGATAAAAAATATAGATTTGTTTTTAATTCAGATTTTTATTATATTATAAATTTAGTTTACCGTGCGTTAATAAAAATTATAAATCTAATTAACGCTTGGGCGGGTGTGCTTTTTCAATGTACGCAATAAAGCCAATTTAAATTTATATTTTTAATTAAAACAATAAATTTAAAAGGGTGGGGATTAGAATAAAGTTAAAATTCCATATAATTATTTTTAGAATCTATAATACCTGTTTTTATATCGCAGTTAAAAAATTTTGCTAATAATTCAGCAAGTTCATCTCTAGCTTTGATAGCTTTATCATCATTAATACCAATAAAAGCATCTATAGGAAATATTATATTTGAAGAGTTTTCAGTGATTTTTCCATATTCGCTTTGTCTCCATATCCATCTTCTAGTTCTTATATCATGAGCAACAGCATAAACTAATTCATTATTATCAACTTTTTCTGTTTCAGTTTCTCCAAATGGAAGGAATGTATCATCATCTACAGAATATCTAATATAAAAATCTTCATTGTTCATAGAATCTAAATCATGAGCACCCATAGGAAGTTTATATTTAATAGAAACAGCATTAACTAAATCTACTACAGAATTTATTTCCGGCATTCCTTTATTTTTTGATATTCTTGTGAGTAATGCTTCTATAGAACACATGAATTTATTAGGATTGATATTTAGTTTTTGAAAAGCATCTCTATAACATTTTATATATTCGCTTTCTTTTATCTTTATATTTTCAAATTCTTTTTCAGCATTTGAAATACTTTCTTTAAGCATTATTGATATATCATTTATTTTATTTTGATTATTAATTCTTTTTGCAATT encodes:
- a CDS encoding B3/B4 domain-containing protein; protein product: MKFIIEDRVFETLNDMCVAVIIAKRINNQNKINDISIMLKESISNAEKEFENIKIKESEYIKCYRDAFQKLNINPNKFMCSIEALLTRISKNKGMPEINSVVDLVNAVSIKYKLPMGAHDLDSMNNEDFYIRYSVDDDTFLPFGETETEKVDNNELVYAVAHDIRTRRWIWRQSEYGKITENSSNIIFPIDAFIGINDDKAIKARDELAELLAKFFNCDIKTGIIDSKNNYMEF
- a CDS encoding efflux RND transporter permease subunit is translated as MKNFITFIVNRPTTVFVTLVSMFIIGFISISRLSINYLPNMEVPIISIKTTYDNAGAEEVEKSVTRIIESAVSSVNNVKTIKSKSKESESNVEIEFNWGTDLQTAADDIREAIDMVRSSLPDDADNPNISKFSTDSEPIMNIAFFGTDNLASLYDLVDSQILTRLEQVEGVAQTEIRGGLKKIICVDIDLNRLNAYSININDIVHTLSLENQNVAGGETYEGVYKYNIRTTGEFKEVNDIEDVVIMLKNQVYPVKVRDIAYVHEDYEDDSEIVRINGQKALTIAVTKESGGNIIQIARDVEKRLSTINLPSGVYYQILFNSSDTIKNSIHNVLNTVWQGALFAVLVLMIYLWDIRSVFIISISIPVSVITTFILMYFFNITINVISLSGLVLGVGMMVDNSIVVLENIFYYSNYYSKYNINKNDKRTIKINNIKSSIIGTNEVSIAITASTLTSVCVFLPFLFVKGQMGQMFSDLCITVSISLLTSLFVALTIVPLLASRLNKLNPDSKLNLLLRKSENFFNKNLHNNVEKFYVSTLAIVIKNKKKSFALISVILTISLFLLLMNIGKEGYPVSDEGTIISRLRLPVGARVEFTDMFINKMEHDIESAVSNNMAYYETRVRTGRNEHHGEVRVKLIDRENGRKLDITHYIESIRNKVNGYPGRIELNSENTAMGKPKNYSAIIIELVGDDLDRGYDVASNVIAAVNNVEGVRNVLIKEDDSNHELIFDVDRDLVSKMGININTIANIIRTSFSGTTASKMTLNNSIYVDTDIIVRLEDRNRDDISSIQKMMIPTSNGIVPISSLVSIHKSTGPIEINRKNDKRIIEINASAYGRPINEIITDIRKELNKIYIPSGFSVNFSGDYEDMQEAFVQLIVSLIMALVFVYAIIAGQFESYITPFVISLAVPFALFGALIFLYFSGNTLNVYSGIGIIMLVGIVVNNGIVLIDYMNRVVIERNISWDNAALESCKRRLRPVLMTSLTTILGLLPMIFEIGSGSEMYRPLAIAVCGGLIFSTMFTLIIIPSVYSSFRNRFNMKIRED